One window of Flavobacteriales bacterium genomic DNA carries:
- a CDS encoding PHB depolymerase family esterase, which translates to MRVLLLLFLIFLRAGGVAAQGLQEVDVPGPNPGKLRMFVLLPPAANEARASLPMVVALHGCGQTAEELLDISGWGKLADLRGFILLCPQQRGVNNMAQCFDWFRYRDAQGPDGEAASIMAMVGQAMRTMPVDTGRVFVYGVSAGAAMAVNLLVAHPAVFKGGAVIAGGPFLGDVSAFAAMRTMMDPVDRTPDEWRGIVDRSFPGITGPWPPLIVMHGLKDHVVDPRASDELVDQWAGLNGMDTTPEEVANDLGGHPGIAQYIYRDSSGRAAVTSYVFKDLGHALAIDAGDGPCQGGSPGPRSIDIGFHSTCVIADGFGL; encoded by the coding sequence ATGCGCGTACTTCTTCTACTCTTTTTGATCTTCCTCCGCGCAGGCGGTGTTGCGGCACAAGGGCTGCAAGAGGTGGACGTTCCCGGCCCGAACCCCGGGAAGTTGCGGATGTTCGTCCTCCTGCCGCCGGCGGCCAACGAAGCCCGTGCCTCCCTTCCCATGGTGGTGGCTTTGCACGGCTGCGGACAAACAGCGGAGGAGCTGCTCGATATCAGCGGCTGGGGGAAGCTTGCGGACCTGCGCGGCTTCATCCTGCTCTGCCCGCAACAACGGGGCGTGAACAACATGGCGCAATGCTTCGACTGGTTCCGCTACCGCGATGCGCAAGGACCGGACGGAGAAGCGGCCTCCATCATGGCCATGGTGGGCCAGGCCATGCGCACCATGCCGGTGGATACGGGACGCGTGTTCGTATACGGTGTGTCCGCAGGAGCTGCCATGGCCGTGAACCTCTTGGTGGCCCACCCGGCCGTGTTCAAGGGCGGTGCGGTGATCGCGGGCGGCCCCTTCCTCGGTGATGTCAGTGCCTTCGCAGCGATGCGGACGATGATGGACCCGGTGGACCGGACCCCGGACGAATGGCGCGGGATCGTCGACCGGTCATTCCCCGGGATCACTGGGCCTTGGCCTCCATTGATCGTGATGCACGGCCTGAAGGACCATGTGGTGGACCCGCGCGCATCCGATGAGCTGGTCGACCAGTGGGCAGGACTGAACGGAATGGATACCACACCGGAGGAGGTGGCGAATGACCTGGGCGGCCATCCCGGGATCGCGCAGTACATCTATCGCGACAGTTCGGGCCGGGCGGCGGTCACCAGCTATGTGTTCAAGGACCTGGGCCATGCGCTGGCCATCGATGCGGGGGACGGCCCTTGCCAAGGCGGCAGCCCCGGACCCCGGTCCATCGATATCGGCTTCCACAGCACCTGCGTGATCGCGGACGGCTTCGGTCTCTGA
- a CDS encoding bifunctional UDP-N-acetylmuramoyl-tripeptide:D-alanyl-D-alanine ligase/alanine racemase produces MPEGRLLSRIAAATGGVLHGADQRIDHLSIDTRQPFPAEGSLFIALTGKHHDGHRYIAELRQRGVHAFLVQRGAVPMAEGDSVIEVDDTLKALQDLAAWHRAQFKLPVIGITGSNGKTVVKEWLNQLLAEEERIVRSPGSWNSQVGVPLSVWEISEEDTLGLFEAGISEPGEMQALARIIAPDIGIFTNIGPAHSAGFPNDTAKAEEKAKLFRDAKSVVYCRDHADVHAALAKLNGPALHAWSRKEEAYLRILKENIEESDTRLSLQCNGKEFDVLLPFTDGASVENALHCITLLFLLGRTPGTIADRMYHLRPVSMRLEMLPGMNNGTLLNDAYSNDLASLTIALSQLTRMAVGRPKTVVLSDISESGEAPAQLYARIAGLLRAAQVEQLFAIGPGMQEHAALFSDTTRFFTDAAQLLQALPEPPVDGAVTLVKGARRFELERVVERWEERTHGTVMEIDVEALRHNLNHYRELCGPDVRIMAMVKAGGYGSGAAELARFFAHEQVAWLGVAYADEGIELRRQGIRTPVLVMNPEPVPMETLHRYHLEAEVYDARSLKAALDFAEHVPDAPAVHIKLDTGMHRLGFMPEEVPTVLDALRGTKKLHVASILSHLAASEDPQHDAFTREQIMLFRSLSATITDVLGYAPLLHIANSAGVTRFPEARFNMVRLGIGLHGIGADAGETALLQPVETLRTVIAQVKEIPAGDSISYGRKTRVTVPTRIAVLPIGYADGLSRRLGEGRGRLWIHGQEARFTGAICMDMCMVDVTHIPCAVGDEAILFSPAHPVQEYARDLGTIPYEALTSISPRVKRVFVHGG; encoded by the coding sequence ATGCCCGAAGGCAGGCTGCTGAGCCGGATCGCTGCGGCCACCGGGGGCGTGCTGCACGGCGCGGACCAACGCATCGACCATCTCAGTATCGACACGCGGCAGCCCTTCCCTGCGGAAGGCAGCCTCTTCATCGCCCTCACCGGCAAGCACCACGACGGGCATCGCTATATCGCGGAACTCCGGCAGCGCGGCGTACACGCCTTTCTGGTGCAACGCGGTGCCGTTCCCATGGCCGAAGGGGACAGCGTGATCGAGGTGGACGATACCCTGAAGGCCCTGCAGGACCTGGCCGCGTGGCACCGTGCGCAGTTCAAACTGCCCGTGATCGGCATCACCGGAAGCAATGGGAAGACCGTGGTGAAGGAATGGCTGAACCAGCTGCTCGCGGAAGAAGAGCGGATCGTGCGCAGCCCCGGAAGTTGGAACAGCCAAGTGGGCGTGCCGCTGAGTGTTTGGGAGATCAGTGAAGAAGATACCCTCGGTCTCTTCGAGGCGGGTATCAGCGAACCCGGTGAGATGCAAGCCCTTGCACGCATCATCGCGCCGGACATCGGGATCTTCACCAACATCGGCCCGGCGCACAGTGCTGGTTTCCCGAACGACACGGCCAAGGCTGAAGAGAAGGCGAAGCTCTTCCGCGACGCCAAGTCCGTGGTCTATTGCCGCGATCATGCCGACGTGCATGCCGCACTGGCGAAGTTGAACGGGCCAGCGTTACATGCATGGTCACGGAAGGAGGAGGCCTATCTGCGGATCCTGAAAGAGAACATCGAGGAAAGCGATACGCGCCTGTCGCTGCAATGCAATGGGAAGGAGTTCGATGTGCTGCTTCCTTTCACCGACGGCGCTTCGGTGGAGAACGCCCTGCACTGCATCACCCTGCTCTTCCTGTTGGGCCGCACCCCGGGAACCATCGCCGACCGCATGTACCATCTTCGCCCCGTGAGCATGCGCTTGGAGATGTTGCCGGGCATGAATAACGGCACCTTGCTGAACGACGCCTACAGCAACGACCTAGCCTCGCTCACCATCGCGCTCTCGCAATTGACCCGCATGGCCGTCGGCCGGCCGAAGACGGTCGTGCTATCGGACATCTCGGAAAGCGGTGAGGCACCGGCGCAGCTGTATGCACGGATCGCCGGGCTGCTCCGGGCCGCGCAGGTGGAACAACTGTTCGCGATCGGTCCAGGAATGCAGGAGCACGCGGCGCTTTTCTCCGACACCACACGCTTCTTCACCGATGCCGCACAATTGCTGCAGGCACTACCGGAGCCGCCCGTGGACGGAGCTGTGACCTTGGTGAAGGGCGCGCGCCGCTTCGAGCTGGAGCGCGTGGTGGAGCGCTGGGAGGAACGCACCCACGGCACCGTGATGGAGATCGACGTGGAGGCCCTGCGCCACAACCTGAACCACTATCGTGAGCTGTGCGGTCCGGACGTCCGCATCATGGCCATGGTGAAGGCGGGCGGCTATGGCAGCGGCGCGGCGGAACTGGCCCGCTTCTTCGCGCACGAGCAGGTGGCATGGCTCGGCGTAGCATACGCGGACGAGGGCATCGAGCTGCGCAGGCAGGGCATCCGAACGCCCGTGCTGGTGATGAACCCCGAGCCAGTGCCGATGGAAACGCTGCACCGCTATCACTTGGAGGCGGAGGTGTATGACGCCCGATCACTGAAGGCCGCGCTGGATTTCGCGGAGCATGTGCCCGACGCGCCGGCGGTCCACATCAAGCTGGACACCGGCATGCACCGCCTTGGCTTCATGCCGGAAGAAGTGCCCACCGTACTGGACGCGCTTCGCGGAACGAAGAAGCTGCACGTGGCCTCCATCCTCTCCCACTTGGCCGCCAGCGAAGACCCGCAGCACGATGCGTTCACGCGGGAACAGATCATGTTGTTCCGTTCGCTTTCCGCCACCATCACCGATGTGCTGGGCTATGCCCCGTTGTTGCACATCGCCAATTCCGCTGGAGTTACGCGCTTTCCCGAGGCCCGGTTCAACATGGTGCGGCTGGGGATCGGCCTGCACGGCATCGGGGCCGATGCCGGAGAGACGGCGTTGTTGCAACCCGTGGAAACGCTCCGCACGGTGATCGCACAGGTGAAGGAGATCCCCGCCGGGGACAGCATCAGCTATGGGCGCAAGACCCGTGTCACCGTGCCAACGCGCATCGCTGTGCTGCCCATCGGCTACGCGGACGGACTTTCACGACGACTTGGTGAAGGCCGTGGTCGCCTCTGGATACATGGCCAGGAGGCACGTTTTACAGGGGCGATCTGCATGGACATGTGCATGGTGGATGTCACCCACATCCCCTGCGCTGTGGGCGATGAAGCCATTCTCTTCTCCCCGGCACATCCTGTTCAGGAATACGCCCGCGACCTCGGCACGATACCTTACGAGGCGCTCACCTCCATCAGCCCGAGGGTGAAACGGGTGTTCGTGCATGGTGGATAG
- a CDS encoding cystathionine gamma-synthase — protein sequence MQFSTKAVHAGVEPDPSTGAIMTPIFQTSTYVQAAPGDHKGYEYSRTHNPTRTALQNALAELENGKHGLCFASGMASIDAVVKLLKPGDEVVSTNDLYGGTYRLFTKIFEPFGVKFTFVDMEDPANVAAAITPKTKLVWVETPTNPTLRIVDIAAIAKLTAGKDILLAVDNTFASPYLQNPMDLGADIVMHSVTKFLGGHSDVVMGALIVNDDDLAERLAFIQNSCGGTPGPQDCFLVLRGLKTLHLRMERHSTNGRAIAEWLVKHPKVGKVYWPGLESHVNHDVAKRQMRDFGGMMSFTIKGDEQEDAIKFLSSCELFTLAESLGGVESLMGHPASMTHASIPREVRLKSGVTDSLIRLSVGVEDAQDLIADLEQALG from the coding sequence ATGCAATTTTCGACCAAGGCCGTACACGCCGGCGTGGAGCCCGACCCCTCCACCGGTGCCATCATGACCCCCATCTTCCAGACCAGCACCTATGTGCAGGCGGCACCGGGCGACCACAAGGGCTACGAATACAGCCGCACGCACAACCCCACACGCACGGCCTTGCAGAACGCGCTGGCGGAACTGGAGAACGGCAAGCACGGCCTCTGCTTCGCCTCCGGCATGGCGAGCATCGACGCGGTGGTGAAGCTGTTGAAGCCGGGTGATGAAGTAGTGAGCACCAATGACCTCTACGGCGGCACCTACCGCCTCTTCACCAAGATCTTCGAGCCGTTCGGCGTGAAGTTCACTTTCGTGGACATGGAGGATCCGGCCAACGTGGCTGCGGCCATTACGCCGAAGACCAAGTTGGTGTGGGTGGAAACACCGACGAACCCCACGTTGCGCATCGTGGACATCGCTGCCATTGCGAAACTCACAGCAGGGAAGGACATCCTACTGGCGGTGGACAACACCTTCGCCTCGCCCTATCTGCAGAACCCCATGGACCTGGGCGCGGACATCGTGATGCACTCGGTGACCAAGTTCCTCGGTGGCCACAGCGACGTGGTGATGGGCGCATTGATCGTGAACGACGATGACCTGGCCGAGCGCTTAGCGTTCATCCAGAACAGCTGCGGCGGCACGCCCGGTCCGCAGGATTGCTTCCTGGTGCTGCGCGGCCTGAAGACCCTGCACCTGCGCATGGAGCGGCACAGCACGAACGGTCGCGCCATCGCGGAATGGTTGGTGAAGCATCCCAAGGTGGGCAAGGTGTACTGGCCCGGCCTGGAAAGCCATGTGAACCACGACGTGGCCAAACGGCAAATGCGCGATTTCGGCGGCATGATGAGCTTTACGATAAAGGGTGACGAACAGGAGGATGCCATCAAATTCCTCAGTTCCTGTGAACTCTTCACCTTGGCGGAATCGCTTGGCGGCGTGGAATCCCTCATGGGGCATCCGGCCAGCATGACGCACGCCAGCATTCCCCGCGAGGTGCGCCTGAAGTCGGGCGTCACCGATTCGCTCATACGCCTCAGCGTGGGCGTGGAGGATGCCCAGGACCTCATCGCCGACCTGGAACAAGCACTGGGGTAG
- the rsmI gene encoding 16S rRNA (cytidine(1402)-2'-O)-methyltransferase yields the protein MSVERAGGRLFLVPTPIGNLEDITLRAKRILEEADAVIAEDTRVSGRLLQHYGISRPFIAFHAHNEHKVTDRLVERLVAGERFALVTDAGTPAISDPGFLLVRAAVKQGVVVECLPGATAFVPALVNSGLPCDRFTFEGFLPVKKGRRTRITELVNEPRTMVFYESPHRIVRTLHELAEAFGAERQASISREITKLHEETLRGTLPELAAYFEVHPPKGEFVLCVAGA from the coding sequence ATGAGCGTGGAGCGCGCGGGCGGAAGGCTCTTCTTAGTGCCCACGCCCATCGGCAATCTGGAGGACATCACCCTGCGCGCGAAGCGCATCCTGGAGGAAGCCGACGCGGTGATCGCCGAGGACACCCGCGTGAGCGGGAGGCTGCTGCAGCACTACGGCATCAGCCGCCCCTTTATCGCTTTCCATGCGCACAACGAGCACAAGGTGACGGACCGCTTGGTGGAGCGCTTGGTGGCCGGTGAGCGCTTTGCGCTGGTCACCGATGCGGGAACGCCCGCGATCAGCGACCCCGGATTTTTGCTGGTGCGCGCTGCCGTAAAGCAGGGCGTCGTCGTGGAATGCCTTCCCGGCGCCACGGCCTTCGTTCCCGCCTTGGTGAACAGCGGCCTGCCCTGCGACCGGTTCACCTTCGAAGGCTTTCTACCGGTGAAGAAGGGCCGCCGGACGCGTATCACCGAGCTGGTGAACGAGCCGCGCACGATGGTCTTCTACGAAAGCCCGCACCGCATCGTCCGCACCCTGCACGAATTGGCGGAAGCCTTTGGGGCGGAACGCCAAGCCAGCATTTCACGCGAGATCACCAAGCTGCACGAGGAGACCTTGCGCGGCACGCTGCCGGAGCTGGCCGCGTACTTTGAAGTGCATCCGCCGAAGGGGGAATTCGTGTTGTGCGTGGCGGGGGCGTGA
- a CDS encoding thymidine kinase has translation MFLEHTSDRSRKKGWIEVVCGSMFSGKTEELIRRLRRAEFAKQRVGIFKPGTDTRYHESDVVSHDKRTIPSIPVRDSAALLQQAGDLEVVGIDEAQFFDEHLPRVCEQLASQGVRVIVAGLDMDFQGRPFGPMPQLLAIAEFVTKVHAICMRCGELATFSHRTNASERLILLGETDSYEPLCRDCFDAARAEKSGAKNTLFT, from the coding sequence ATGTTCCTGGAACACACCAGTGATCGCTCACGGAAGAAGGGCTGGATCGAGGTCGTTTGCGGCAGCATGTTCTCGGGAAAGACCGAGGAATTGATCCGCCGATTGCGCCGCGCGGAGTTCGCCAAACAGCGCGTGGGCATCTTCAAGCCCGGCACTGATACACGCTACCACGAGTCCGATGTGGTGAGCCACGACAAGCGTACCATCCCCAGCATCCCGGTGCGCGACAGTGCTGCACTGCTGCAACAGGCCGGCGATCTGGAAGTGGTGGGCATCGATGAGGCGCAGTTCTTCGATGAGCACCTGCCGCGTGTTTGCGAGCAACTCGCTTCACAAGGGGTGCGCGTGATCGTCGCCGGCCTCGATATGGACTTCCAAGGCCGCCCTTTCGGGCCGATGCCGCAACTGCTGGCCATCGCGGAATTCGTCACCAAGGTGCACGCGATATGTATGCGCTGCGGCGAGCTGGCCACCTTCAGCCACCGGACCAACGCCAGCGAACGCCTGATCCTGCTGGGCGAAACGGACAGCTATGAACCGCTGTGCCGCGACTGCTTCGATGCGGCCCGCGCGGAAAAGTCCGGAGCCAAGAACACCTTGTTCACGTGA
- a CDS encoding T9SS type A sorting domain-containing protein, protein MNMKNLSRMSRSAFSLLLSALLLGPLAASAQESGFSCRAHDLSLMGPLVNNDPVRLQEIQTAADNLEHFTQAWQADAARGGGTNYIIPVVFHIIHENGPENISDLQVYDAIRVMNEDYNKMTPDWQDVQPEFLSSVGDIGITFKLAQLDPDGNCTNGITRTVSSLTNSGNQQMKNLIDWPRNRYLNIWVAASAGGAAGYSMYPSDVSGSWGAAADGIVILSSYVGAIGTSSLNNSHSLSHEAGHWLNLKHCWGDSNDPGVTSNCSTDDNVSDTPNTIGWTSCNLRGASCGSALDNVENFMEYSYCSKMFTDGQKNRVLAALNSSTASRNNLWTTSNLALTGVSLDPVICAVQFNSTERVICAGESVTFTDASFNGVTERDWTFEGGTPATSDAVTPVVTYDTPGLFNVSLTVGNGSQSQSTTEQQYVRVLPYAGMALPFVEGFEAVTTLPSNDWTVNDSELDGTFQVSSAAAFTGSKSVRLQNSSSTTGNKDELISTTIDITTAPPVVFSFRYAYAKRSSANNDVLRVYASRDCGDTWSLRRTLSGDALVTAPITTGSFTPNGPGQWGYNETSPIGSLFIVSNLRFKFLFESDGGNNLWIDDINITGSTTAVSELAGDASNTLTVVPNPAHDRSVITAHLKDAGPVKVELVDLLGRPVRTIAEGTRPAGTAQWTMDLSGLSGGMYFVRLQQHDAVRVAKFTKE, encoded by the coding sequence ATGAACATGAAAAATCTCTCCCGTATGTCCCGAAGTGCCTTTTCGCTATTGCTTTCCGCCCTTCTTCTCGGCCCCTTGGCCGCTTCCGCCCAAGAGTCCGGTTTCAGTTGTCGTGCGCACGACCTGAGCCTCATGGGCCCGTTGGTCAACAACGACCCCGTGCGCCTACAGGAGATCCAGACCGCTGCGGACAATTTGGAGCATTTCACCCAGGCCTGGCAGGCGGACGCTGCCCGGGGCGGTGGCACCAACTACATCATCCCGGTCGTGTTCCATATCATCCATGAGAACGGGCCGGAAAACATCAGCGACCTTCAGGTGTATGACGCGATCCGCGTGATGAACGAGGACTACAACAAGATGACCCCGGACTGGCAGGACGTGCAACCCGAGTTCCTCAGCTCGGTGGGCGATATCGGCATCACCTTTAAATTGGCCCAACTGGACCCGGACGGCAACTGCACCAATGGGATTACCCGTACGGTAAGCTCGTTGACCAATTCGGGCAACCAGCAGATGAAGAATTTGATCGACTGGCCCCGCAACCGGTACCTGAACATCTGGGTGGCCGCCAGCGCCGGAGGTGCGGCAGGTTACTCCATGTATCCCTCGGATGTGTCCGGCAGCTGGGGTGCGGCCGCGGACGGTATCGTGATCTTAAGCTCTTACGTGGGTGCCATCGGCACCAGCAGTCTCAACAACTCACACTCCCTGAGCCATGAGGCCGGCCATTGGTTGAACCTCAAGCATTGCTGGGGCGATTCGAACGATCCGGGCGTCACCTCCAATTGCAGTACCGACGACAACGTGTCGGATACGCCGAACACGATCGGTTGGACCTCCTGCAACCTCCGGGGCGCTAGTTGCGGGTCGGCATTGGACAACGTGGAGAACTTCATGGAATACTCCTATTGCTCCAAGATGTTCACCGATGGCCAGAAGAACCGCGTGCTGGCCGCGCTTAACAGCTCGACCGCCTCCCGCAACAACCTGTGGACCACCTCGAACTTGGCCCTCACCGGGGTATCCTTGGACCCGGTGATCTGTGCCGTGCAGTTCAATAGCACTGAGCGCGTGATCTGTGCCGGTGAGTCCGTCACGTTCACCGATGCCAGCTTCAACGGGGTTACCGAGCGGGACTGGACCTTCGAGGGCGGGACCCCGGCCACTTCCGATGCCGTTACCCCCGTGGTCACGTACGACACCCCCGGGCTTTTCAATGTCAGCCTTACCGTGGGCAATGGCAGCCAGAGCCAGAGCACTACCGAACAGCAATACGTGCGGGTGCTTCCATACGCCGGTATGGCGCTGCCTTTTGTGGAGGGTTTCGAGGCGGTGACCACGCTGCCTTCCAACGATTGGACGGTGAACGACAGTGAACTCGACGGAACATTCCAAGTGAGCTCGGCGGCGGCGTTCACGGGTTCAAAAAGTGTCCGCCTGCAAAACTCCTCCTCCACTACAGGCAACAAGGATGAATTGATCAGCACCACGATCGACATCACCACCGCCCCCCCCGTGGTGTTCAGCTTCCGCTATGCCTATGCCAAACGGTCCAGTGCCAACAACGACGTCCTGCGGGTGTATGCCAGTCGCGATTGCGGCGATACTTGGAGCCTTCGGCGCACATTGAGCGGGGATGCCTTGGTCACGGCGCCCATCACCACCGGCTCTTTTACGCCCAATGGCCCTGGCCAATGGGGGTATAATGAGACCTCGCCCATCGGCAGTCTGTTCATCGTCTCCAACCTGCGCTTCAAGTTCCTGTTCGAAAGTGACGGTGGCAACAACCTATGGATAGACGACATCAACATCACGGGATCCACCACAGCTGTGTCCGAGCTGGCCGGGGATGCGTCCAACACCCTGACGGTGGTGCCCAACCCGGCGCATGACCGCTCGGTGATCACGGCGCACCTGAAGGATGCCGGGCCGGTGAAGGTGGAACTGGTCGACCTGTTGGGCCGACCGGTGCGCACCATCGCGGAAGGGACCCGGCCCGCAGGCACGGCCCAATGGACGATGGACCTGAGCGGGCTGTCGGGAGGCATGTACTTCGTCCGCCTCCAACAACACGATGCAGTGCGCGTGGCGAAATTCACCAAGGAATGA
- a CDS encoding M28 family peptidase, which translates to MRIPVFILPLLLAGKLAAQDMPSVKDQAKQYVDTLAGPAMYGRGYVQGGDSLAAEWIAKQFDRIGLEKLNDKHFEPFTFPVNSFPDPIALSVDGTLLQPGIDYLLDPASGPADGKYDLIHLGVNDLATPERKAVTMGVVSGNAAVLHFPHTTDADSLAMYNDWENELARAVPVIRIGGEKLTWSVAGTQTRNAVIEMRAGVMPDSARTATIHVQNRFIPRHTARNVLGVAKAKGGSKDWLLVTAHYDHLGMMGQALFPGANDNASGVSMLLSLAEWFKKHPPKTNILFVAFAAEEAGLKGSQWFVADRPIDLSRIKMLVNLDLNGTGDEGITVVNATAQQGIYDQLVAINEKTQDLPQVKSRGPACNSDHCPFVQKGVPAIFIYTMGGVSYYHDVMDRPETLPLTKFDGLYRTLATLLSTLK; encoded by the coding sequence ATGCGTATCCCTGTTTTTATCCTGCCATTGCTCCTGGCCGGCAAGCTCGCCGCGCAGGACATGCCTTCCGTGAAGGATCAGGCGAAGCAATATGTGGACACCCTTGCGGGTCCCGCCATGTACGGTCGCGGCTACGTGCAAGGCGGCGACAGCCTCGCGGCGGAATGGATCGCCAAGCAGTTCGACCGGATCGGCCTTGAAAAGCTGAACGACAAGCATTTCGAGCCGTTCACATTCCCGGTGAACAGCTTTCCGGACCCCATCGCACTGAGCGTTGACGGCACCTTGCTACAGCCCGGTATCGATTACCTCCTGGATCCCGCCTCCGGCCCGGCGGACGGGAAGTACGACCTAATACATCTCGGCGTGAACGACCTGGCAACTCCGGAGCGCAAGGCCGTGACCATGGGCGTGGTGAGCGGCAATGCCGCCGTGCTGCATTTTCCGCACACCACCGATGCGGACAGCTTGGCGATGTACAACGATTGGGAGAACGAACTGGCGCGGGCGGTCCCCGTGATCCGCATCGGCGGCGAGAAGCTGACGTGGAGCGTGGCCGGAACCCAGACGCGCAACGCGGTGATCGAAATGCGCGCTGGCGTGATGCCGGATTCCGCCCGCACCGCAACGATCCATGTGCAGAACCGCTTCATTCCAAGGCACACCGCGCGCAATGTGCTGGGCGTGGCCAAGGCCAAGGGCGGCAGCAAGGACTGGCTACTGGTAACGGCCCACTACGACCACCTCGGCATGATGGGGCAGGCCCTGTTCCCCGGCGCGAACGACAATGCCAGCGGCGTCAGCATGCTGCTCAGCCTCGCGGAATGGTTTAAGAAACACCCCCCGAAGACGAACATCCTCTTCGTGGCCTTCGCCGCTGAGGAGGCCGGCTTGAAAGGCAGCCAATGGTTCGTGGCGGATCGCCCGATCGACCTTTCGCGCATCAAGATGCTCGTCAATCTGGACCTCAACGGCACAGGCGATGAAGGCATCACCGTGGTGAACGCCACGGCACAGCAGGGGATTTACGACCAGCTCGTCGCGATCAACGAAAAGACCCAGGACCTGCCGCAAGTGAAGTCGCGCGGACCGGCGTGCAACAGCGACCACTGCCCCTTTGTGCAGAAGGGCGTACCGGCCATCTTCATCTACACCATGGGCGGCGTCAGCTATTACCACGACGTGATGGACCGGCCGGAAACATTGCCGCTCACGAAGTTCGACGGGCTCTACCGCACCCTGGCCACGTTGCTCAGTACCTTGAAATGA